One genomic window of Chlamydiota bacterium includes the following:
- the ankX_1 gene encoding Phosphocholine transferase AnkX, with protein MVERCSNLNHASLETENISTDKDSESTNRWGSQILKNAGLNDLSFNSLKEKTISILIRVNSFASSFDDFIDWFFNGTVDKNNIDDWLQSAKVGNLHRILKYIELGIDVEVANETNQTAIHFAVEHENIEALKALLKVGANIEKTDLKGNTPLIKAINTFQFGHECIQILVNSKANLNITNKIGESLIYLAVKRGRTDMLKTLIKAGIDIEKTDFKGNTPLLEVIDDYHIPNRIELVQILIDAKANLNAANNEGNTSLHIAAKSGTFSLVKLLIQSKANINAKNKSSLTPLFLAVFEKKFTIIKQLLEAGADVRIRTSKPIHTRIIEYRSGTYMPLIYNERIEKNSSILDFAKQVHASSEIQNLLIEYGAQN; from the coding sequence ATGGTAGAGCGTTGTTCAAATTTAAATCATGCTTCTTTAGAAACAGAAAATATTTCGACTGATAAGGATTCAGAATCAACAAATCGTTGGGGATCTCAAATATTAAAAAATGCAGGACTCAATGATCTTTCTTTTAACAGCCTAAAAGAAAAGACGATTTCTATTTTAATTCGTGTAAATTCTTTTGCAAGTTCTTTTGATGATTTCATAGATTGGTTTTTCAACGGGACTGTAGATAAGAATAACATTGATGATTGGCTGCAGTCTGCAAAAGTCGGCAATTTACATAGAATACTTAAATACATTGAGCTAGGAATAGATGTTGAAGTTGCTAATGAAACGAATCAAACAGCAATACATTTTGCTGTAGAGCATGAAAATATTGAAGCACTTAAAGCGCTGCTAAAAGTAGGTGCAAATATTGAAAAAACCGATCTTAAAGGGAATACTCCCCTTATAAAAGCTATAAATACCTTTCAATTTGGACATGAATGCATACAAATACTAGTGAATTCAAAAGCAAATCTAAACATTACTAATAAAATAGGGGAAAGTTTAATATATCTTGCTGTGAAAAGGGGACGCACTGATATGCTTAAAACCCTTATAAAAGCAGGTATAGATATTGAAAAAACCGATTTTAAAGGAAATACTCCCCTTCTCGAAGTCATAGATGACTATCATATTCCAAATAGAATTGAACTTGTACAAATATTAATCGATGCAAAAGCAAATCTAAACGCTGCTAATAATGAAGGAAATACCTCATTACACATAGCTGCAAAGAGTGGAACATTTTCTCTAGTTAAACTCTTAATACAATCAAAAGCAAACATAAATGCAAAAAACAAATCGTCATTAACTCCTTTATTTCTCGCAGTATTTGAAAAAAAATTCACTATCATTAAGCAGCTTTTAGAAGCAGGGGCTGATGTACGTATTCGAACCTCTAAACCAATCCATACGAGAATAATAGAATATAGAAGCGGAACGTATATGCCATTAATTTATAATGAACGCATTGAAAAAAACTCTAGCATACTTGA